One region of Vescimonas fastidiosa genomic DNA includes:
- a CDS encoding VirB4-like conjugal transfer ATPase, CD1110 family yields MSEKKKLTRAERKQIEAAIARANRTDKKEKSAQDSIPYQRMWPDGICRVTDTRYTKTIQYQDINYQLSQNEDKTAIFEAWCDFLNYFDSSVQFQLSFVNLSASQETFARSISIPPCGDEFDGIRAEYAGMLQNQLARGNNGLIKTKYLTFGVEADNLRAAKPRLERIETDLLNNFKRLGVVAAPLNGYERLRVMHDILRMDEQEPFRFSWDWLAPSGLSTKDFIAPSSFEFKTGRMFRMGKKLGAVSFVQILAPELNDRMLADFLDMESSVLVNLHVQSVDQVNAIKTVKRKITDLDKSKIEEQKKAVRAGYDMDIIPSDLATYGAEAKKLLQDLQSRNERMFLLTFLILNTADTPRQLDNNIFQTSSIAQKYNCALTRLDFQQEEGLMSSLPLGLNQIEIQRGLTTSSVAIFVPFTTQELFQNGSEALYYGINALSNNLIMVDRKLLKNPNGLILGTPGSGKSFSAKREITNAFLICPKDDIIICDPEGEYTPLVERLHGQVIKLSPTGKGYDGSPCYINPMDLNLDYSDDDNPLSLKSDFILSLCELIVGGKDGLAPVEKTIIDRCVRIVYRDYLNDPKPENMPLLEDLYNALRAQDEKEAQYIATALEIYVTGSLNVFNHHTNVDVNSRIVCYDIKELGKQLKKIGMLVVQDQVWNRVTINRAAHKTTRYYLDEFHLLLKEEQTASYSVEIWKRYRKWGGIPTGITQNVKDLLSSREVENIFENSDFIYMLNQAAGDRQILAKQLNISPHQLSYVTHSGEGEGLLFYGNTILPFIDHFPKDTELYRVMTTKPQEVASA; encoded by the coding sequence TTGTCCGAAAAGAAAAAGCTGACCCGCGCCGAACGAAAACAGATCGAAGCCGCCATCGCAAGAGCGAACCGAACGGATAAGAAAGAAAAATCGGCGCAGGACAGCATCCCGTATCAGCGTATGTGGCCGGACGGTATTTGCCGTGTGACCGACACGCGCTACACCAAAACGATCCAGTATCAGGACATCAACTACCAGCTCTCGCAGAACGAGGACAAGACCGCCATCTTTGAAGCGTGGTGCGATTTTCTGAACTACTTTGACAGCTCCGTGCAATTCCAGCTTTCCTTTGTGAACCTCTCGGCTTCACAGGAAACCTTTGCACGGAGCATTTCTATTCCGCCCTGCGGGGACGAGTTTGACGGCATCCGCGCCGAGTACGCCGGTATGCTGCAAAATCAGCTTGCCCGCGGCAACAACGGCCTCATTAAGACCAAGTATCTCACGTTCGGCGTTGAGGCCGACAACCTCCGCGCTGCCAAGCCCCGTTTGGAGCGCATCGAAACCGATCTTCTGAACAACTTCAAGCGGCTTGGTGTTGTGGCTGCGCCGCTGAACGGCTATGAGCGTCTGCGCGTCATGCACGATATTCTGCGGATGGATGAGCAGGAGCCGTTCCGTTTCTCTTGGGACTGGCTTGCCCCCTCCGGCCTGTCCACCAAGGACTTTATTGCCCCCAGCTCCTTTGAGTTCAAAACCGGCAGAATGTTCCGCATGGGCAAAAAGCTGGGCGCTGTCAGCTTCGTGCAGATTCTGGCACCGGAACTGAACGACCGGATGCTGGCGGATTTTCTGGATATGGAGAGCAGCGTCCTCGTCAACCTCCATGTGCAGTCTGTGGATCAGGTCAACGCCATCAAGACCGTCAAGCGCAAGATCACCGATCTGGACAAATCCAAAATCGAAGAACAGAAAAAAGCCGTCCGCGCCGGGTACGATATGGACATCATTCCAAGCGACCTTGCTACCTACGGCGCAGAGGCCAAAAAGCTGTTGCAGGATTTGCAGTCCCGCAACGAGCGAATGTTCCTGCTGACCTTCCTCATTCTCAACACAGCGGACACGCCCCGGCAGCTCGACAACAACATCTTCCAGACCTCCAGCATCGCGCAGAAATATAACTGCGCGCTGACCCGGCTGGACTTCCAGCAGGAAGAAGGGCTGATGAGCAGCCTCCCGCTGGGCTTGAACCAGATTGAGATTCAGCGGGGCTTGACTACATCCAGCGTGGCAATCTTCGTCCCTTTTACCACGCAGGAGCTATTTCAGAACGGTTCAGAGGCGCTGTACTACGGCATCAACGCCCTGTCCAACAACCTTATCATGGTAGACCGGAAGCTGTTGAAAAATCCCAACGGCCTGATTTTGGGCACTCCCGGCAGCGGCAAGTCGTTTTCGGCAAAACGTGAGATCACCAATGCGTTTCTCATCTGCCCCAAAGACGACATCATCATCTGTGACCCGGAGGGCGAATATACACCGCTGGTGGAGCGTTTGCACGGTCAGGTCATTAAGCTGTCGCCCACCGGCAAGGGCTACGACGGTTCGCCCTGCTACATCAATCCGATGGACTTGAATCTGGATTACAGCGACGATGATAACCCGCTGAGCCTGAAATCCGACTTCATTTTGTCTCTGTGTGAGCTGATCGTCGGCGGCAAGGACGGGCTTGCCCCTGTGGAAAAGACCATCATCGACCGCTGCGTTCGCATCGTCTACCGGGACTACCTCAATGACCCGAAGCCGGAGAATATGCCGCTGTTGGAGGACTTGTATAACGCCCTCCGTGCGCAGGATGAAAAGGAAGCGCAGTACATCGCCACTGCTTTGGAAATCTACGTCACCGGCTCTCTGAATGTGTTCAACCATCACACGAACGTGGATGTGAATAGCCGCATCGTCTGCTACGACATCAAGGAGCTGGGCAAGCAGCTCAAAAAAATCGGGATGCTGGTGGTGCAGGATCAGGTCTGGAACCGTGTGACCATCAACCGCGCCGCCCATAAAACGACCCGCTACTATCTTGACGAGTTCCATCTTCTTTTGAAGGAGGAACAGACGGCTTCGTACAGTGTCGAAATCTGGAAACGCTATCGCAAATGGGGCGGCATCCCCACCGGGATCACGCAAAATGTCAAAGACCTGTTATCCAGCCGCGAGGTTGAGAACATTTTTGAGAACAGCGATTTCATCTATATGCTCAATCAGGCCGCTGGCGACCGGCAGATTCTCGCAAAGCAGCTCAACATTTCGCCGCATCAGCTTTCTTATGTGACCCACTCCGGCGAGGGCGAGGGGCTGCTGTTCTACGGCAACACGATCCTGCCCTTCATTGACCACTTCCCCAAGGACACCGAGCTGTACCGCGTCATGACCACCAAGCCGCAAGAGGTGGCGTCGGCATGA
- a CDS encoding C40 family peptidase, translated as MKREPRLQFSDADLAEPKLEKPIKRVKKAEAKADKAQAKIPKKTVVKKERGFDPATGKVKTQLRFEEVDKKKPPSKLTHAVRDAPANFVLSQVHREVRQSEDDNVGVEAAHKVEQAVESGGRLVQSAHRAHQLKPYRAAIRAEKKLERANLDALQKKAEIDSPTSNPVSKWQQKQAIKKQYAAAKHNQTAQTTAKAAENTAKAAKKAAEKAEKAGKYVWEHRRGFAIAAAILLMLAFLLNGLSSCSVIMDGVGSGIVASTYPSQDADMLGAEAQYCAMEAELQRYLDTYESTHDYDEYHFDLDTIEHDPYVLISMITALHQGEWTLDEVQGTLQMLFDRQYILTEDVVVETRYRTETDTWTDADGNTHTDTYQVPYDYYICTVTLENFNLSHVPVYIMSEEQLGMYATYMSTLGNRPDLFPSSGYIGKYVEGSYTDYDIPPEALDDEVFAAIIKEAEKYLGYPYVWGGSSPSTSFDCSGFVSWVINHSGWDVGRLGAQGLCNICTPVSSANVKPGDLVFFTGTYDTPGVSHVGIYVGNNMMIHCGDPISYANLNSNYWQSHFYRYGRLP; from the coding sequence ATGAAAAGAGAACCGCGTTTACAGTTTTCCGACGCCGATCTTGCCGAGCCGAAGCTGGAAAAGCCCATCAAGCGGGTGAAAAAAGCGGAGGCCAAGGCGGATAAGGCACAGGCGAAAATCCCCAAGAAAACCGTGGTCAAAAAGGAACGCGGCTTTGATCCTGCCACCGGCAAGGTCAAAACGCAGCTCCGTTTTGAGGAAGTGGATAAGAAAAAGCCGCCCTCAAAGCTGACCCATGCCGTGCGGGATGCCCCCGCCAACTTTGTTCTCTCTCAGGTTCATCGGGAGGTGCGGCAGAGCGAGGATGACAATGTAGGCGTAGAGGCCGCGCACAAGGTAGAGCAAGCCGTGGAGAGCGGCGGGCGGCTGGTGCAGTCTGCCCACCGCGCCCATCAGCTCAAGCCTTATCGTGCTGCCATCCGTGCAGAGAAAAAGCTGGAACGAGCCAATCTTGACGCGCTCCAGAAGAAAGCAGAGATCGACAGCCCCACCAGCAATCCCGTTTCCAAGTGGCAGCAGAAGCAGGCCATCAAAAAGCAGTATGCCGCTGCCAAGCACAATCAGACGGCGCAGACTACGGCAAAGGCGGCAGAGAATACCGCCAAGGCCGCGAAAAAAGCCGCTGAAAAGGCTGAGAAAGCGGGCAAATATGTGTGGGAACACCGGCGCGGCTTTGCCATTGCCGCCGCAATTCTGCTGATGCTGGCATTTCTGCTCAACGGCCTGTCCTCCTGCTCGGTGATAATGGATGGCGTCGGCTCCGGGATCGTGGCCAGTACCTATCCGTCGCAGGACGCCGATATGCTGGGTGCGGAGGCGCAGTATTGCGCGATGGAGGCAGAGCTTCAGCGCTACCTCGACACCTATGAAAGTACCCATGACTACGATGAGTACCACTTTGATCTGGACACCATCGAGCATGACCCCTATGTACTCATTTCCATGATTACGGCGCTGCATCAAGGGGAATGGACGCTGGATGAGGTGCAGGGTACGCTCCAGATGCTCTTTGACCGCCAGTACATCTTGACCGAGGATGTGGTGGTGGAAACCCGCTACCGCACAGAAACCGACACATGGACGGACGCGGACGGCAACACCCATACGGACACCTATCAGGTGCCGTATGACTACTACATCTGCACGGTCACGCTGGAAAACTTCAATCTCTCCCATGTTCCCGTTTACATTATGAGCGAAGAACAGCTCGGAATGTACGCCACCTATATGTCCACCCTCGGCAACCGTCCCGACCTGTTCCCCAGTTCAGGCTACATCGGCAAGTATGTGGAGGGTAGCTATACCGACTACGACATTCCCCCGGAGGCGCTGGACGATGAGGTATTCGCCGCCATCATCAAGGAAGCGGAAAAGTATCTCGGCTACCCCTACGTTTGGGGCGGCAGCAGCCCCTCTACCTCATTTGACTGTTCGGGCTTCGTCAGTTGGGTCATCAATCATTCCGGTTGGGATGTGGGCAGGCTGGGAGCGCAGGGGCTTTGCAACATCTGCACGCCTGTATCCTCTGCCAACGTCAAACCGGGCGATCTGGTGTTTTTCACCGGAACGTATGATACCCCCGGTGTCAGCCATGTGGGTATCTACGTCGGCAACAATATGATGATCCACTGCGGAGATCCGATCTCTTATGCAAACTTAAATTCAAACTATTGGCAGTCCCATTTCTACCGCTATGGGCGCTTGCCGTAA
- a CDS encoding DUF4315 family protein produces the protein MNPKIMKLRGELEKNKGKISDLQGRNRELEKQIRELEDTDIIGMVRENGMTMEQFAELFRRMQAAPAPATSEKEALNHD, from the coding sequence ATGAACCCGAAAATTATGAAGCTCCGTGGAGAGCTGGAGAAGAACAAAGGCAAAATCTCCGATCTGCAAGGCCGCAACCGCGAGCTGGAAAAGCAGATTCGTGAGCTGGAGGACACCGACATCATCGGCATGGTGCGTGAGAACGGCATGACGATGGAGCAGTTTGCCGAGCTGTTCCGCCGTATGCAGGCCGCGCCTGCACCGGCCACTTCGGAAAAGGAGGCGTTGAACCATGACTAA
- a CDS encoding CD1107 family mobile element protein, translating to MTKKAPRIFISLLLILLCIGILPVSAFASSGDYPDDTLPAAESSAADTQETKQTGTVTTNGGNLNVRTGAGLDNTAFTQLPNGTVVDVIGRDGDWVKILLPARAGYVYGSYLTVTDAADSTASIGSMTGGSDALTPDGNLTLIDDIGSSTKAGKQFITLESKNGNTFYLIIDRDDEGEETVHFLNQVDEADLMALTGEEETPATCSCTTKCVAGAVNTSCPVCAVNMTECVGKEAKPEVPAEPTEPAAEEPEKKSGVGGILVVLLIVALGGGAAFYIFKQKKAKPQTKGSADLDDYDYGEDEYEFEPYEDEPEQDTTEDTNV from the coding sequence ATGACTAAGAAAGCACCGCGCATTTTTATCAGCCTGCTGCTGATACTCCTGTGTATCGGGATTCTCCCCGTTTCCGCTTTTGCCAGCAGCGGCGACTATCCCGATGATACGCTGCCTGCTGCCGAAAGCAGCGCCGCAGACACGCAGGAAACAAAACAGACCGGCACGGTCACGACCAACGGCGGCAACTTGAATGTCCGCACTGGCGCAGGACTGGACAACACCGCGTTTACGCAGCTCCCCAACGGCACGGTGGTCGATGTGATTGGCAGGGACGGCGATTGGGTAAAAATCCTGCTGCCCGCCCGCGCGGGCTATGTGTACGGCAGCTATCTGACCGTCACCGACGCCGCTGACAGTACCGCGAGCATCGGCAGCATGACGGGCGGCAGCGATGCGCTGACACCGGACGGCAATCTGACGCTGATCGACGATATTGGCTCCAGCACCAAGGCAGGAAAACAGTTCATTACGCTGGAAAGCAAGAACGGCAATACATTTTACCTGATTATTGACCGTGACGATGAGGGCGAAGAAACCGTCCACTTCTTGAATCAGGTGGATGAGGCCGACCTGATGGCGCTGACCGGCGAGGAAGAAACGCCCGCCACTTGCTCCTGCACCACCAAATGCGTGGCCGGTGCGGTCAATACATCCTGCCCCGTCTGCGCGGTCAACATGACCGAGTGCGTGGGCAAGGAGGCAAAGCCCGAAGTCCCCGCTGAGCCGACAGAACCCGCCGCCGAGGAACCGGAGAAAAAGAGCGGCGTGGGCGGCATCCTCGTCGTCCTGCTGATCGTCGCGCTGGGCGGTGGTGCCGCGTTCTACATTTTCAAGCAGAAAAAGGCCAAGCCGCAGACCAAGGGCAGCGCCGATCTGGACGATTATGACTACGGCGAGGACGAATACGAGTTTGAGCCGTATGAGGACGAACCGGAACAGGATACTACGGAGGATACGAACGTATGA
- a CDS encoding recombinase family protein: MRRKKDRSNGITALYERLSRDDDNAGESNSIVHQKQMLEDYAMKHGFTNLVHFTDDGWSGATFDRPSWNRLVEGVKNGEITACICKDMSRIGRDHLQVGFFTDILFREKEVRFIAINNGIDSDRQETSEFAPFLNIMNEWFVRDTSKKIKAVLKSRGSSGNAHTSNIPPYGYLKDPENPDHWIIDEEAAEVVRRIYRMTIEGKGPYQIARELSEEKIERPSYYLGKKGLGNHASNYDKENPYMWRGNQVTTLIARPEYIGKTVNFRTFKNSYKDKKTKRADKEDWVVFDDTQEPIVDEETWLLAQKLRQNVRKADPMGEPNVLTGKIYCADCGAPMYNHRQRKGRERIYYTAKGEKRTSYSNPADCYECSTYNLAYQKYDRHCTCHHISTKALKSIILKTIQETCHYVSLNEREFVYSLQEESAMKDIAVSETVKNRIERNQKRVHELDMLIRKIYEDNVIGRLPDRLFQSMLTDYENEQNELNKIIETDTADMQRIIGGQNNVERFLKLVKKYENITELTPAMINEFIDKILVHEPQGKGADRTTEVEIYLNYVGQFQVPVEQHEPTEEERIAAEKEAERLRRKRESNRKYMKKIREKSKEFAEHERIAEEKSSDSNVCVEQNATSKSNRQKVKGEKIA, translated from the coding sequence ATGAGAAGAAAAAAAGATAGAAGCAATGGCATTACTGCTTTGTATGAAAGACTGTCTCGTGATGATGATAATGCTGGAGAGAGTAACAGTATAGTTCATCAAAAGCAAATGCTTGAAGATTATGCTATGAAACATGGTTTTACGAATCTTGTTCATTTTACCGATGATGGTTGGAGTGGAGCGACTTTTGACAGACCTTCATGGAACAGACTTGTTGAAGGTGTTAAAAACGGAGAAATCACTGCCTGTATCTGCAAAGATATGTCCAGAATCGGCAGAGATCATCTGCAAGTAGGTTTTTTCACTGACATTCTGTTTAGAGAAAAGGAAGTTCGATTTATAGCAATCAATAATGGTATTGACAGTGACCGTCAAGAAACCAGTGAGTTTGCCCCTTTTCTGAATATCATGAATGAGTGGTTTGTCAGGGACACAAGTAAGAAAATTAAAGCTGTACTGAAATCCAGAGGTTCTTCCGGCAACGCTCATACAAGTAATATCCCACCATACGGCTATTTGAAAGACCCCGAAAACCCCGACCATTGGATTATTGATGAAGAAGCTGCTGAAGTAGTCCGCAGAATTTATCGCATGACTATTGAGGGAAAAGGACCTTATCAGATAGCAAGAGAACTTTCAGAAGAAAAAATTGAAAGACCATCTTATTATCTTGGCAAAAAGGGACTTGGAAATCATGCAAGCAACTATGACAAAGAAAATCCGTATATGTGGCGAGGAAATCAGGTTACTACTCTGATTGCCCGACCAGAGTATATCGGAAAGACTGTCAATTTCAGGACATTCAAAAATTCCTATAAGGACAAAAAGACGAAAAGGGCAGATAAGGAAGATTGGGTGGTTTTTGATGATACACAAGAGCCTATTGTCGATGAAGAAACATGGCTGCTTGCTCAAAAGTTAAGACAGAATGTAAGAAAAGCAGATCCTATGGGCGAGCCTAATGTTCTGACCGGAAAGATTTACTGTGCTGATTGTGGTGCGCCGATGTATAATCACAGGCAGCGGAAAGGGCGAGAAAGAATATACTATACTGCCAAAGGCGAAAAAAGGACAAGTTATTCCAATCCGGCAGATTGTTATGAATGTTCCACATATAATCTTGCTTATCAGAAGTATGACCGACATTGTACTTGCCACCATATTTCAACAAAAGCACTTAAAAGCATCATTCTGAAAACCATACAGGAGACTTGCCATTATGTTTCTTTGAATGAGCGGGAGTTTGTTTATTCTCTGCAAGAAGAATCGGCGATGAAAGATATTGCTGTTTCTGAAACTGTAAAAAACCGCATTGAAAGAAATCAGAAGCGAGTTCACGAACTGGATATGCTTATCAGGAAAATCTATGAAGATAATGTGATTGGAAGATTGCCGGACAGACTTTTTCAGAGTATGCTTACTGATTATGAAAATGAGCAGAACGAGCTGAACAAGATTATTGAGACTGACACCGCTGATATGCAACGGATTATAGGCGGTCAAAATAATGTGGAGCGTTTTCTAAAGCTGGTTAAAAAGTATGAGAACATTACAGAACTTACTCCTGCCATGATAAATGAATTTATCGACAAAATACTGGTTCACGAGCCACAAGGAAAAGGTGCAGACCGCACCACAGAGGTGGAGATATATCTTAACTATGTCGGGCAATTTCAAGTACCTGTGGAGCAGCATGAACCAACCGAGGAAGAAAGGATTGCTGCTGAAAAAGAGGCGGAACGACTTCGCAGAAAACGAGAATCCAATCGTAAGTATATGAAAAAGATTCGTGAGAAATCAAAAGAATTTGCGGAGCATGAGCGTATAGCAGAAGAAAAAAGCTCTGATAGCAATGTGTGTGTTGAACAGAACGCCACAAGCAAATCAAATCGGCAAAAAGTGAAAGGAGAAAAAATAGCATGA
- a CDS encoding TnpV protein, with product MTELKLRIHDESNGLDYVLVGDYYVPDLKLPEEHRPIGMWGRLHRTYLEQYRPARFSALCLSGELHTYLADLNEQATERCSLIIEQMKQAEGVTETMKADNQMLWVQSMNSIRNRAEEIIRQEMIYC from the coding sequence ATGACAGAATTGAAACTACGAATCCATGACGAAAGCAACGGTCTGGACTATGTTCTTGTGGGTGATTACTATGTGCCGGACTTGAAGCTACCGGAGGAACACCGCCCTATCGGTATGTGGGGCAGACTGCACAGGACATATTTGGAGCAGTACCGCCCTGCAAGGTTCTCTGCCCTCTGTTTATCCGGCGAACTGCATACTTACCTTGCTGATCTGAACGAACAGGCAACGGAAAGGTGCAGCCTTATCATTGAGCAGATGAAACAAGCCGAGGGCGTGACCGAAACCATGAAAGCAGACAATCAGATGTTGTGGGTACAGTCCATGAACTCTATCCGTAACCGAGCCGAAGAAATCATCAGACAGGAAATGATTTACTGCTGA
- a CDS encoding molecular chaperone, whose product MTRLTKIEKETIVLFNEGEDKANIYTHNAGLKKRLAAFAKKYPDLCRLEKSNVQGGVSYELAKSRLSIRFLPPYSEERRQKASEYAKKHGLNSQQGYCDNQG is encoded by the coding sequence ATGACGAGACTGACGAAGATTGAGAAAGAAACAATCGTTCTCTTTAATGAGGGCGAGGACAAGGCAAATATCTACACCCACAACGCCGGATTGAAAAAGAGGTTGGCTGCTTTTGCTAAGAAGTACCCTGACCTTTGCCGACTGGAAAAATCCAATGTTCAAGGCGGTGTTTCTTATGAGCTGGCAAAGTCCCGTCTGTCTATCCGTTTCCTGCCGCCTTACAGTGAGGAACGCAGACAGAAAGCCAGTGAATATGCGAAAAAGCATGGGCTGAACAGCCAGCAGGGATACTGTGATAATCAGGGCTGA
- a CDS encoding DUF6560 family protein, which yields MNDFLRMCLNIITQIGPYLVVLLLLKYLVNLQQKRAKEREEEQKKGIIRTHYTIKTEKFLVVAFIVGTIFFACCTAMSLREKEDMFVICIFGIFFLVGISGIVNMVMWKLEVNGDEITWRSTFGKKRTFRFGDITYCERKKGSVRVYVNGEKLFTIDSNIDKEEFMEDIERRRIPVKSYWTNQHKKNRK from the coding sequence ATGAATGATTTTTTACGAATGTGTTTGAATATAATTACACAAATAGGCCCCTATTTAGTTGTACTTCTTCTTTTGAAATATCTTGTAAATCTTCAACAAAAGAGAGCTAAAGAACGAGAGGAAGAACAGAAAAAGGGAATAATTAGAACGCATTATACAATAAAAACAGAGAAATTCCTTGTCGTGGCATTTATCGTAGGTACAATATTTTTTGCTTGTTGTACGGCTATGAGTCTTAGGGAAAAAGAAGATATGTTTGTCATTTGTATATTTGGAATATTTTTTTTAGTAGGCATAAGCGGAATAGTCAATATGGTAATGTGGAAACTGGAAGTGAACGGAGATGAAATCACATGGCGGTCAACTTTTGGAAAAAAGAGAACTTTTCGTTTTGGGGATATTACCTACTGCGAGAGAAAAAAAGGTTCTGTGCGTGTATATGTAAATGGGGAAAAGCTATTTACCATTGATAGTAATATCGATAAAGAAGAATTTATGGAAGATATAGAGAGAAGAAGAATCCCTGTAAAATCTTACTGGACAAATCAGCATAAGAAGAATCGTAAATGA
- a CDS encoding CHC2 zinc finger domain-containing protein, producing MNVFEVVKENVTARQAAEAYGLKVGRTGMACCPFHSDKSPSMKLDERYYCFGCGATGDAVDLTAKLFGIGLREAAVKLAEDFGLNYDSRQKPSIRPRIREPTPEQKYQKEENHCYKVLTDYFHLLREWEKKYAPKQPDEEWNPLFAEALYKKNYIEYLLDILLYGSLEERKALVAEQRKEVLKLEQRIAELSADRTMHSRRNPKQLRAERER from the coding sequence ATGAATGTATTTGAAGTTGTAAAAGAAAATGTTACTGCCCGACAAGCCGCAGAAGCCTATGGCTTGAAAGTGGGTCGCACTGGTATGGCGTGCTGTCCGTTTCACTCGGATAAGTCCCCCAGTATGAAGCTGGATGAACGCTATTACTGTTTTGGCTGCGGAGCAACTGGAGACGCTGTTGATCTGACAGCGAAGCTATTCGGTATCGGGCTGAGGGAAGCTGCTGTCAAACTTGCTGAAGATTTTGGTCTTAACTATGACAGCCGACAAAAGCCCAGTATTCGCCCTCGTATTCGTGAGCCGACACCGGAACAGAAGTATCAAAAAGAAGAAAATCATTGCTACAAGGTGCTGACGGATTATTTTCATCTTCTTAGAGAATGGGAAAAGAAATACGCTCCTAAACAGCCGGATGAGGAATGGAATCCCCTGTTTGCAGAAGCACTGTATAAGAAGAACTATATCGAATATCTACTTGATATTCTTCTGTATGGTTCATTGGAGGAACGAAAAGCACTTGTGGCAGAACAGAGAAAGGAGGTGTTAAAACTTGAACAGCGAATTGCAGAACTGTCAGCAGACAGAACCATGCACAGTAGAAGAAATCCGAAACAGCTTAGAGCAGAGCGAGAAAGGTAA
- a CDS encoding virulence-associated E family protein — protein MQNCQQTEPCTVEEIRNSLEQSEKGKVYNTAANYKRVLQYDPLLKGAIRKNLLTERIDIVKPLGWYRDSPTLTDVDVKYLLLYFEENYGLTVEKKIIDAVAVIANENRYHPVCDFLNALQWDGTERIRFCLHRFLGSDTDDYTYEALKLFLLGAISRAFKPGCKFEVMLCLVGGQGAGKSSFFRLLAVNDDWFSDDLKKLDDENVYRKMQGHWIIEMSEMIATANAKSIEEIKSFLSRQKETYKIPYETHPADRKRQCVFGGSSNTLDFLPLDRTGNRRFVPVMVYPERAEVHILADEQASREYINQMWAEAMEIYRSGNFRLRFSPAMNAYLKAHQKDFMPEDTKAGQILDYLERYSGSIVCSKQLYKEALGHDYDEPKQWELREINDIMNNAVTGWRAFSNPRYFPEPYRRQKGWERIRNDNEPDNSMDGFQEIPTEEMEQLGLPEEWLKQK, from the coding sequence TTGCAGAACTGTCAGCAGACAGAACCATGCACAGTAGAAGAAATCCGAAACAGCTTAGAGCAGAGCGAGAAAGGTAAGGTTTATAATACTGCCGCAAATTATAAGCGTGTTCTGCAATATGACCCACTTTTGAAAGGGGCTATCCGAAAAAATCTTCTGACCGAAAGAATCGACATTGTGAAGCCCCTCGGTTGGTATCGTGACAGCCCGACATTGACGGATGTGGATGTGAAATATCTGCTCCTATATTTTGAAGAAAACTATGGATTGACCGTAGAGAAGAAAATCATAGACGCAGTTGCGGTTATTGCCAATGAAAATCGTTACCACCCTGTCTGTGATTTTCTCAATGCCTTGCAATGGGACGGAACAGAACGCATACGCTTCTGTCTGCACCGCTTTCTCGGTTCTGATACAGATGATTACACCTATGAAGCATTGAAGTTGTTTCTGCTGGGTGCTATCTCACGAGCTTTTAAGCCGGGGTGCAAATTTGAGGTTATGCTCTGTCTTGTGGGCGGTCAGGGAGCCGGAAAGTCCTCTTTCTTCCGTTTGCTTGCGGTCAATGATGACTGGTTCTCTGATGACTTGAAAAAGCTGGATGATGAAAATGTGTACCGCAAAATGCAGGGGCATTGGATTATTGAAATGTCGGAAATGATTGCAACCGCCAACGCTAAGAGCATTGAAGAAATCAAGTCCTTTCTGAGCCGCCAAAAGGAAACCTATAAGATACCCTATGAAACACATCCGGCAGACAGAAAAAGACAATGTGTGTTTGGTGGTTCTTCTAATACCCTTGACTTTCTTCCCCTTGACCGAACAGGCAACCGCCGCTTCGTTCCGGTTATGGTCTATCCTGAAAGGGCTGAGGTTCATATTTTGGCAGATGAACAGGCTTCCAGAGAGTATATCAATCAGATGTGGGCAGAAGCTATGGAGATTTACAGAAGTGGCAATTTCCGTCTGAGATTCAGTCCGGCTATGAACGCTTATCTGAAAGCCCACCAAAAGGACTTTATGCCGGAGGACACAAAGGCAGGACAGATTTTAGACTATTTGGAACGCTATTCCGGCAGCATAGTCTGCTCTAAGCAGCTTTACAAGGAAGCACTGGGGCATGATTATGACGAACCGAAACAATGGGAGCTGCGAGAGATCAACGACATTATGAATAACGCTGTCACAGGCTGGAGGGCGTTCAGCAATCCGAGGTATTTTCCAGAGCCTTACCGCCGACAAAAGGGCTGGGAGCGTATCAGGAATGACAACGAGCCTGACAACAGCATGGATGGTTTTCAAGAAATCCCGACAGAGGAAATGGAACAGTTAGGACTTCCGGAAGAATGGTTGAAGCAAAAATAA